One Sodalinema gerasimenkoae IPPAS B-353 DNA segment encodes these proteins:
- the yidD gene encoding membrane protein insertion efficiency factor YidD: MFNLSYVPLLIPRQEAVLAAIDSRLRRLLILLISAYQTYLSPHKGYSCAHRLLHGGESCSCHVKNALTETDLLTAIAQSKRRFAACNDAAATLAAQVNSEDDPSSSSPTHYPRRTFIYYSLVGFTLPFFVRRNQGQCCASFGQFLFRDHQRRQRDDQQRRYYQDQHRRRQEEHQRRQRNF; this comes from the coding sequence ATGTTTAATCTCTCTTACGTTCCGCTCCTCATCCCCCGTCAAGAGGCCGTACTCGCCGCCATTGACTCCCGACTCCGCCGCCTGCTGATTCTGCTGATTTCCGCCTATCAAACCTATCTCTCGCCCCATAAGGGCTATTCCTGCGCCCATCGCCTTCTCCACGGGGGTGAGTCTTGTTCCTGCCATGTCAAAAACGCCCTCACTGAAACCGATCTTCTCACGGCGATCGCCCAGTCCAAACGCCGCTTTGCTGCCTGTAACGATGCTGCTGCAACCCTAGCCGCCCAGGTGAACTCCGAGGATGACCCCTCCTCCTCATCACCAACCCACTATCCCCGCCGTACTTTTATTTACTACAGTTTAGTGGGCTTCACCCTACCCTTTTTTGTCCGTCGCAATCAAGGACAATGTTGTGCCAGTTTCGGGCAATTCCTCTTCCGAGATCACCAACGCCGCCAACGGGACGACCAACAACGGCGCTATTATCAGGACCAACACCGACGCCGGCAGGAAGAACACCAACGCCGGCAACGCAACTTCTAA
- the cheB gene encoding chemotaxis-specific protein-glutamate methyltransferase CheB — protein MAIRVLIAEDSPVVQVILRRMLASCPDIELVGMAGNGKEALKMLPQTLPDVVCTDFHMPEMNGLELTQEIMATMPRPILILSASVQAEDTQNVFRVLKAGAVDVLPKPIDGGMNNWQDLQQELITKIRVLSGVAVFTHRRQGMNQGEREYQPLPNESKTVSIRRFQSIAPEVRQRTYELVTIGASTGGPQALQGILRQIPPRFPVPIVCVQHISRGFLMGLVNWLNTECAVPVRIAQPGMQAEAGVVYFPPEDQHLTFSRPGVFATAPLPPFSGHRPSVTVTFQSVAQVYGRRSVAILLTGMGKDGALGMQAIFEAGGVTIAQDEATSVVFGMPKEAIALGAAQYILPLPEIAPVLLKRLFGG, from the coding sequence ATGGCCATTCGTGTTCTCATCGCTGAAGATTCTCCCGTTGTGCAGGTCATTCTGCGACGGATGTTGGCAAGCTGTCCAGATATTGAGTTGGTGGGGATGGCCGGTAACGGGAAGGAGGCCTTAAAGATGTTGCCTCAGACCTTGCCGGATGTGGTGTGTACGGATTTTCATATGCCGGAAATGAATGGCCTGGAACTGACTCAGGAGATTATGGCGACGATGCCCCGGCCGATTCTGATTTTGAGTGCGTCGGTGCAGGCGGAGGATACGCAGAATGTGTTTCGGGTCTTGAAGGCGGGGGCGGTGGATGTGTTGCCGAAACCCATTGATGGGGGGATGAATAATTGGCAGGATTTGCAACAGGAGTTAATTACGAAAATTCGCGTCCTGTCTGGTGTGGCGGTCTTTACTCACCGTCGCCAAGGCATGAATCAAGGGGAAAGGGAGTATCAGCCTTTACCGAATGAATCTAAGACAGTTTCGATAAGACGGTTTCAGTCCATCGCCCCGGAGGTGCGACAACGAACCTATGAGTTGGTGACGATTGGGGCCTCGACGGGGGGCCCCCAGGCGTTGCAGGGGATTTTGCGCCAGATTCCGCCCCGGTTCCCGGTGCCGATTGTCTGTGTGCAACATATTAGTCGGGGCTTTTTGATGGGGTTGGTGAATTGGCTGAATACCGAATGTGCGGTTCCGGTGAGGATTGCTCAGCCGGGGATGCAGGCGGAAGCGGGGGTGGTCTATTTCCCGCCGGAGGATCAGCATTTGACGTTCAGTCGTCCGGGGGTATTTGCGACGGCCCCGTTACCGCCGTTTTCGGGCCATCGCCCCTCGGTGACGGTGACGTTTCAGTCGGTGGCTCAGGTGTATGGACGGCGGAGTGTGGCAATTCTTTTGACGGGGATGGGTAAGGATGGGGCGTTGGGGATGCAAGCCATTTTTGAGGCGGGAGGGGTGACCATCGCCCAGGATGAGGCGACGTCGGTGGTGTTTGGGATGCCCAAGGAGGCGATCGCCCTGGGGGCGGCTCAGTATATTCTACCGCTGCCGGAGATTGCGCCGGTGCTATTGAAACGGCTGTTTGGGGGTTAA
- a CDS encoding hybrid sensor histidine kinase/response regulator has protein sequence MPVNYIEDEELRHTFQLASQDHLQKLYDGLLYLEQSPGDRVKLDDILREIHSLKGDAGMLGVSAVAQLAHDWEQALAPVKSGEVVLTSERCDELLGGLDQIRQCIDQAVTLNESPEPSSEDNSTSPPVAQSRYIEDEELRQTFQVASEDHLQKLDAGLLYLENHPRDEAKLDELLREIHSIKGDAAMLGMTDMAQLAHEWEQQLLPVKQGTQAFDTALGDRLGAGIKALQQLVQEAATNSPAQLSLLESLAALRGESPGAGPTQGSPSPGGSAHLGDNSDLDEGNYRIDTIRVDTQNLDALMTTAGELTVTKIRIAHRLSEIEEVVTFWEDWAREAGNTPLKFNVPLQNERQAIKLNQGMFALGMASETGHSRGENGGGLDGATHAALLKFARVQEQTEARLDTLGKLVTRLQTGIAEDTARLETLADDIEEGVRTLRLLPLSTIFNLYPRLVRDLARSQGKEVRLQIVGGDTRADKRILEDMKDPLTHIIRNAIDHGIESPEERKRRGKPSTATITLRGYQTASTIAIEVSDDGRGLEMDKIKKTALKNEVVSPTELEAMTPGQIQNLIFMPGFSTRSFVTEVSGRGVGLDVVRANVERLKGSVHVMSKPGQGCSISLQLGTTLATAHVLLLEVQHIYHEATGATLPRQSYALPVEFVQTAVMVAPDDIFSLEGRETILYDSQPISVVHLADILELPINREMQEAQKSLACILLKVGEDWLGVLVDRLIDEQDAILKPQSKLLKRVRNVSGATILGTGEVCMVLNPVDIIKSVRGVHRRSSQMSDAFAKVEGVLKEETKKQTLLLVEDSITTRTQEKRILEAAGYEVVTAVDGLDGYNKLRAGQFDAVVSDIQMPNLDGLQLTARIRTHPDYSELPIILVTSLATDEDRRRGAEAGANAYITKSSFNQDVLVETLQRLI, from the coding sequence ATGCCTGTCAATTACATCGAGGATGAGGAACTGCGGCATACCTTCCAACTGGCAAGTCAAGATCATCTGCAAAAGCTTTACGATGGTTTGCTGTATTTAGAACAGTCCCCCGGCGATCGCGTCAAGCTCGATGATATCCTCCGGGAAATCCATAGCCTGAAAGGGGATGCGGGGATGCTCGGGGTGAGTGCGGTGGCGCAACTGGCCCATGATTGGGAACAGGCGTTAGCCCCCGTTAAATCTGGGGAGGTGGTCTTAACGAGTGAACGCTGCGATGAGCTACTGGGGGGGCTAGACCAAATCCGCCAATGTATCGACCAAGCGGTGACCCTAAATGAGTCCCCGGAGCCGTCATCGGAGGACAACTCCACTTCCCCTCCCGTGGCCCAGAGTCGTTATATCGAGGATGAGGAATTACGGCAGACGTTCCAGGTGGCCAGTGAGGATCACTTGCAGAAACTCGATGCGGGCCTGTTGTATTTGGAAAATCATCCCCGAGATGAGGCGAAATTGGATGAATTGCTGCGGGAAATCCACAGTATTAAAGGGGATGCGGCGATGTTGGGCATGACGGATATGGCTCAACTCGCCCATGAATGGGAACAGCAACTGTTGCCGGTTAAGCAGGGAACCCAGGCGTTTGATACGGCGTTGGGCGATCGCCTCGGGGCCGGGATTAAGGCTCTACAACAACTGGTTCAAGAGGCTGCAACCAATAGTCCAGCTCAATTATCTCTGTTAGAGAGTTTAGCCGCCCTGCGCGGTGAGTCCCCAGGAGCGGGCCCAACTCAAGGCTCCCCATCTCCAGGGGGTTCAGCCCATTTAGGGGACAACTCAGATCTCGATGAGGGGAACTATCGCATTGATACGATTCGGGTGGATACTCAGAATCTGGATGCGTTGATGACCACCGCCGGTGAACTGACGGTGACGAAGATTCGCATTGCTCACCGACTGTCGGAAATTGAGGAAGTGGTGACCTTTTGGGAAGACTGGGCCCGTGAGGCGGGGAATACACCGTTGAAGTTCAATGTCCCCTTGCAGAATGAACGGCAGGCAATCAAGCTGAATCAGGGAATGTTTGCGTTGGGGATGGCCTCTGAAACAGGTCATTCCCGAGGGGAAAATGGGGGAGGACTGGATGGGGCCACCCATGCGGCGTTGCTGAAGTTTGCGCGGGTGCAAGAACAGACGGAAGCTCGTTTAGACACCTTAGGGAAGCTGGTTACTCGTCTTCAGACGGGAATTGCCGAGGATACGGCTCGGTTGGAAACCTTGGCCGATGATATTGAGGAGGGAGTGCGGACGTTACGGCTGTTGCCGTTGTCTACGATTTTTAATCTCTATCCGAGACTGGTTCGGGATTTGGCGCGATCGCAGGGAAAAGAGGTGCGTTTACAGATTGTTGGTGGGGACACTCGGGCGGATAAGCGTATTTTGGAAGATATGAAAGACCCCCTGACGCATATTATCCGCAATGCGATCGACCATGGGATTGAATCCCCTGAAGAACGGAAACGGCGGGGCAAACCTAGTACAGCGACCATTACCTTACGGGGCTATCAAACGGCCAGTACCATCGCCATTGAGGTGAGTGATGATGGCCGGGGGTTGGAGATGGATAAGATTAAAAAAACGGCTCTGAAAAATGAGGTGGTTTCGCCGACGGAACTTGAGGCGATGACGCCAGGGCAAATTCAAAACCTGATTTTTATGCCGGGGTTCTCGACTCGCAGCTTTGTCACGGAAGTGTCGGGCCGGGGGGTGGGCTTGGATGTGGTTCGCGCCAATGTAGAACGGTTAAAAGGCTCGGTTCATGTGATGTCTAAGCCGGGACAGGGCTGTTCGATTTCTCTGCAATTGGGAACAACTCTGGCGACGGCTCATGTGTTGCTGTTGGAGGTACAGCATATTTATCATGAGGCGACGGGCGCGACGCTGCCGCGACAATCCTACGCCCTGCCGGTGGAGTTTGTGCAGACGGCGGTGATGGTTGCGCCCGATGATATCTTTTCCTTGGAGGGTCGCGAGACGATTCTCTATGACAGTCAGCCGATTTCCGTGGTGCATTTGGCGGATATTTTGGAGTTGCCCATCAATCGGGAGATGCAGGAGGCTCAGAAATCTCTGGCTTGTATTTTGCTGAAGGTGGGAGAAGATTGGTTGGGGGTATTGGTCGATCGCCTGATTGATGAGCAGGATGCCATTCTCAAGCCCCAAAGTAAGCTCCTCAAGCGAGTTCGGAATGTGTCGGGGGCGACGATTCTGGGGACGGGGGAGGTCTGTATGGTGCTCAACCCAGTTGATATTATTAAATCGGTGCGGGGGGTTCATCGTCGCAGCAGCCAGATGTCCGATGCGTTTGCCAAGGTTGAGGGAGTTCTCAAGGAGGAGACGAAAAAACAAACCCTCTTGTTGGTGGAGGATTCGATCACGACGCGGACTCAGGAAAAACGGATTTTGGAGGCGGCGGGCTATGAGGTGGTGACGGCAGTTGATGGGCTGGATGGGTACAATAAACTCCGGGCGGGTCAGTTTGATGCGGTGGTGTCAGATATTCAAATGCCGAATCTGGATGGCTTGCAGTTAACGGCTCGCATCCGCACTCATCCCGATTATAGTGAGTTGCCGATTATTTTGGTGACCTCTCTGGCGACGGATGAGGATCGTCGGCGAGGGGCTGAGGCGGGAGCGAACGCCTATATCACAAAAAGTAGTTTTAATCAAGATGTGTTAGTGGAAACCCTACAGCGGTTAATCTAG
- a CDS encoding TIGR03985 family CRISPR-associated protein, with amino-acid sequence MTPEKRLPLSSRRRQSLKLAQSPRLGAVVGAGMGVIYPSPLLLQRLTRGVFCQHGLRSLRLWVWLHLLYRPDCRSFWTRGQGRISGLFSYAQWRDAFFTPGHPKGEEIPPVHDSRCPCSRTAYDWVALGVRREGMADWIEGVCRELGVEREDWEERLGQRLFGVTRRSLADDLRLLVELGLLQRQGHKFMPLEELPPWVREPVVKGLRSQEGRLTGMGQGRPEVLFGNLDFGSLAQRYGKPVAGVQRFLVHVDYVVRDRQIDRVEDWQERLYGLWQQSPVPPVRLLYRSSRVRASVACVVYPVCCYYMRRSIYLCGFGQTPTRQGQWYNFRLDHIEELEALSWESEELPFFLHQRYQQQSLPLPDDIRTEMESVWGFDFYLPPRLLILRFERQFHDGYIAGTFRHETFEQISYETVERQIQQLAEPDYREQLLKVWRSRSPEDAYYQALYRHGDINVQMRLRAWRPLGEVLCPGVLRDEMAQEVKQEHDWYFGE; translated from the coding sequence ATGACTCCCGAAAAGCGGCTCCCTCTTTCCAGTCGGCGGCGACAGTCTCTCAAGTTAGCCCAATCTCCCCGGTTGGGGGCGGTGGTGGGGGCTGGGATGGGGGTGATTTATCCCTCGCCCCTGTTGTTGCAACGGCTGACGCGGGGGGTGTTTTGTCAGCATGGACTGCGATCGCTGCGGTTATGGGTTTGGTTACATCTGTTGTATCGTCCCGATTGTCGATCCTTCTGGACTCGCGGTCAGGGGAGGATTTCGGGGCTATTTAGTTATGCCCAATGGCGCGATGCGTTTTTTACGCCGGGACATCCCAAGGGGGAGGAGATTCCTCCGGTTCACGATTCTCGCTGTCCTTGTAGTCGCACGGCCTATGATTGGGTGGCTTTGGGGGTGAGGCGCGAGGGGATGGCAGACTGGATTGAGGGAGTCTGTCGGGAGTTGGGAGTGGAGCGAGAAGATTGGGAGGAACGACTGGGACAGCGGTTGTTTGGGGTGACGCGGCGATCGCTGGCGGATGATTTACGTTTGTTGGTGGAGTTGGGCTTGTTGCAGCGCCAAGGCCATAAGTTTATGCCCCTGGAGGAGTTACCCCCCTGGGTGAGGGAACCGGTGGTGAAGGGGTTAAGGTCTCAGGAGGGTCGTTTAACTGGGATGGGCCAGGGCCGGCCGGAGGTGCTGTTTGGCAATTTGGATTTTGGTAGTTTGGCGCAACGCTATGGGAAGCCGGTGGCGGGGGTGCAGCGGTTTCTGGTTCATGTGGATTATGTGGTGCGCGATCGGCAAATTGACCGGGTGGAGGATTGGCAAGAGAGGTTATATGGGCTGTGGCAGCAGTCCCCGGTTCCCCCAGTACGTCTGTTGTATCGCAGTTCGCGGGTGCGGGCTTCGGTGGCTTGTGTGGTCTATCCGGTCTGTTGTTATTATATGCGGCGATCGATTTATCTCTGTGGTTTTGGGCAAACGCCCACTCGACAGGGACAATGGTATAACTTCCGCTTAGACCATATTGAGGAGTTGGAGGCGTTGAGTTGGGAGAGTGAGGAGTTACCGTTTTTTCTCCATCAACGCTATCAGCAGCAGTCGTTACCGCTCCCGGATGATATTCGCACTGAGATGGAGTCGGTTTGGGGCTTTGATTTTTACTTACCACCGCGTCTGTTAATTCTGCGCTTTGAGCGGCAGTTTCATGATGGCTATATTGCCGGGACCTTTCGCCATGAAACCTTTGAACAGATTTCCTATGAGACGGTGGAACGACAGATACAACAGTTGGCGGAACCGGACTATCGGGAGCAGTTGTTGAAGGTGTGGCGATCGCGCTCCCCGGAGGATGCCTATTATCAGGCTTTATACCGCCATGGAGACATCAACGTACAGATGCGTCTGCGGGCCTGGCGACCGTTGGGAGAGGTCTTATGTCCGGGGGTGTTACGGGATGAGATGGCCCAGGAGGTGAAGCAGGAGCATGATTGGTATTTCGGGGAATAG
- a CDS encoding sulfite exporter TauE/SafE family protein, which translates to MAIADVLLILLGLFTGVASGLLGIGGGALMVPGLMAWGAPIQQAVATSLVAVFINALSGSFRNWQTEDLHPRGSLGLALGGMSTAQLGAWLAGWLPSWLLAFSFAGLQLLTIYLMGVRRRLAKTNPSPEPPQSSSRGFFLTMVGIGLLAGMLSGLFGVGGGVVMVPLQMLLVGIGIKQAVRTSLGAILFISLSGLWRHTLQGNVLWMAGALLSLGGVLGAQLGSRTLPKLPEHRVNQLFRLLLLLMATYTVIRGLESL; encoded by the coding sequence ATGGCGATCGCCGACGTTTTACTGATTCTCCTCGGACTCTTCACCGGCGTCGCCTCTGGCCTACTCGGGATTGGCGGCGGGGCGCTGATGGTTCCCGGATTGATGGCTTGGGGCGCACCTATTCAACAAGCCGTCGCCACCAGTTTAGTTGCTGTTTTCATCAACGCCCTCTCCGGCAGTTTCCGCAACTGGCAGACGGAAGACTTACATCCTCGCGGTTCCCTGGGGTTAGCCCTGGGGGGAATGAGTACCGCGCAACTGGGGGCCTGGCTAGCGGGTTGGCTACCCTCATGGCTGTTAGCCTTTAGTTTTGCCGGACTGCAACTGTTAACCATCTATTTAATGGGGGTGCGTCGCCGTCTCGCGAAAACCAACCCCAGTCCAGAACCCCCTCAATCCTCTTCTAGGGGGTTTTTCCTCACTATGGTGGGGATTGGCCTGCTGGCGGGGATGTTATCCGGTTTATTTGGCGTTGGCGGTGGGGTGGTGATGGTTCCCCTCCAGATGCTGTTGGTGGGAATCGGCATTAAGCAAGCCGTGCGAACCAGTTTAGGGGCAATTCTGTTTATTTCCCTATCCGGCTTATGGCGGCATACCCTTCAGGGGAACGTCTTATGGATGGCCGGTGCGTTATTGTCCCTGGGGGGAGTGTTGGGGGCACAACTGGGTAGTCGTACCCTCCCCAAGTTACCGGAACATCGGGTGAATCAACTCTTTCGTCTGTTATTGCTACTGATGGCGACGTATACCGTGATACGAGGGTTAGAGAGCTTGTAG
- a CDS encoding helix-turn-helix domain-containing protein translates to MEASFGQVIRSARKELGLSQRGLAQQLELDFTYLSKLENDRADYAAKEEVIRAIAQCLNLNAEELVFLAGRTPRCYERFLKQHAQDLPPLFRRMSENPDFAAEVFRQARQPHPKA, encoded by the coding sequence GTGGAAGCAAGCTTTGGACAAGTCATTCGCAGCGCCCGCAAAGAATTAGGCTTATCCCAGCGGGGTCTGGCGCAACAACTGGAGTTAGACTTTACCTATCTCTCCAAACTAGAGAACGATCGCGCCGACTACGCCGCCAAAGAAGAGGTGATTCGCGCCATTGCCCAATGTCTCAACCTCAACGCCGAGGAATTAGTCTTTCTCGCTGGGCGCACTCCCCGCTGTTATGAGCGGTTCCTGAAGCAACACGCCCAAGACTTACCGCCCTTGTTTCGGCGCATGTCCGAGAACCCCGACTTTGCCGCCGAAGTCTTCCGTCAAGCCCGACAACCGCATCCCAAAGCCTAA